A single window of Dermacentor albipictus isolate Rhodes 1998 colony chromosome 1, USDA_Dalb.pri_finalv2, whole genome shotgun sequence DNA harbors:
- the mRpL36 gene encoding large ribosomal subunit protein bL36m, translated as MACAGVSPCNSTAAMTSLLQRSAVVLSVARRLNTNSSTVVRKFSVLAASVGHRDSSFTRPHIAEFPLQVAVRTFKDMDVLTKRCKDCYFKKGDDRWYVLCKTHGRHKQRQRLPDERHFWIITHKTHGPRKNF; from the exons ATGGCATGT GCAGGTGTAAGTCCGTGCAATTCTACTGCCGCCATGACGTCTTTGCTTCAGCGCTCGGCGGTCGTGCTCAGCGTTGCGCGCCGTCTCAATACCAATTCAAGCACAGTTGTGCGAAAGTTCAGCGTCCTCGCTGCAAGTGTCGGCCATCGGGACAGCTCTTTCACTCGCCCGCACATAGCAGAATTTCCATTGCAAGTTGCAGTGAGGACATTTAAAGATATGGACGTCCTCACGAAACGATGCAAAGATTGCTACTTCAAGAAAGGGGACGATCGTTGGTATGTGCTCTGCAAGACGCATGGAAGGCACAAGCAAAGACAGCGTCTGCCTGACGAACGTCACTTCTGGATAATAACTCACAAGACGCATGGTCCAAGAAAAAATTTTTAG